A region of the Papaver somniferum cultivar HN1 unplaced genomic scaffold, ASM357369v1 unplaced-scaffold_47, whole genome shotgun sequence genome:
TGTCTTTTGAAACATTGTTTGTGTAGCCTTTTTGGAGACTACGTAAGCCAACAGACATTAGTCAACAAGTTTAGGTACAATATAAGTATTCAACTTTCAATACTATTTCCAACTGCAGATGCAATCTGTAGAGTTTGCTTTTCCATATATTTTAAATATTAGACTTGTCAAAAACGCTGCATTGGTTTTGACCATTTAGCTATTTGGATGGACAGGGACTTGTTCTCGTATTTGCTAGGTTCAACTTTGGAAAGGAACAGCCACTCAGTGATACACGGAAGTGTTTCTTTTGGAGAGGGTTTTGCTGATTGTCTTTGGGTTGGCTGGTCAGTTATTCTCAAATATCATTTTTAGCAACATTCAAGGTTCCAGAGGTATGACCAGAATTAGTCCGAAAAAGGAAAAGCATGAGAATGGGAATGAGGGCACTTCAGCCCGAACAAGACCTTTCACATTCGAGGAGATTATGCTGAGAAGGAGAAAGAATAAATCAAGTTCAGAAGCGGAAGCTGAAGAGTCAGAGAATCTTTTGGTGAAGGAAAATGATGTAACAATTCCAAATCATTCTGAACTCGGTGAAGCTCATGAAAAAATCAAGACTAAAGCTTCAGACGATAGTGAGAAGATCAGTTCCACAAGGGAACATGAGAGTACCTCTGTGGAGGAGGACCAGTTAGGTAGAAAAGATAATGTAAATTTTGATGCTAAAAGCTACTTAGTGGCGGAGAAACTAGACAAAGAGGTCAGTGAGAGGACTAAAGAGGAGAAGAGTGAAATAGGTAGTCGTGTCAGTAGTAGAAATGAGGAAGTTACAGCTGAGTTAGAAAATAAAACTGAGAAAGATACGACAAGTAGAGTTGAAGGGGATAAGAAGGAAAAACATAGTCATCACCGAAGCAGAAATGAGGAGAGATTAAAAGATAACTTGGAGAATGAGCCTGACAAAGTTACAAAAAGTACaggtaaaagggataaaaatgaaaaatctcGTCATTACAGAATCAGAAACGAGGAGATATCAAGAGATGACATggaggttgaatctaacaaagaattAAGAAATGGAGCTAAAGGGGACAAAAATAAAACACAATGTCACCGTGGAAGTAGAAAAGAGGAGAGATCAACTGATGTTTCAGAGAATAAACCTGATAAAGATATGGAAAGTAAAGCTAAAGCGGATAGAAATGATAAATCGAGTCATTCCAAAAGCAGAAATGATGAGATATCAAGAGCTGACGTTGAAGTTCAACCAGAGAAGAGCTCTCGGAGAAAGGAGACATCTTCAGGCACAGAAAAGAGGAAATCTGACACTGAAACTAAAAGAAAGCAACGCCCAGGTGGTGATGAGAAGGATAGTTCTGAGGTAGACGGGAATGCTGTAAAGAAACACGATTCGGGAAAAAGATATGACTCAGAAACTGTGGGAAGAAAAGGTAGAAGGGAGTCATCTCCATCTCACTATGATGAAGAGAGGCCAAAAAGAAGAAGGTCAAGGAGTCGTGAAAAAAGGGATAAAGATAGGATGTCAATTTCTGATTTGCCTAGGGCTCACAAGCGTACTTCTTATCAGGAGCGGGAGCATGAGTCATCTAGGAAGTCGTATCCTGATTCTGATAAGAATAAAATGTCAAGCAATAGTGGGTATGGAAGTAGTCATTATCATCGTCATGGTGGGCATGAAAGTAGGCTTGGTGGCTATTCCCCTAGGAAGAGAAGAACGGACTCTGCTGTTAAGACGCCTTCTCCTACTGCCCGTTCTCCAGAGAGGAAAAGTGCTGGTTGGGATCTCCCATCTACAGGAACTGACATAAGCTCTGCTGGTTCCATGGTCTCAAACATACAAAACTCTGATCAAATCTTATCCTCCAGTGTAAATGAGGTGCCTGCTGTTCTTGTTAAATCAAATTCAGCAACGAAAAAAGCTGTATCTTCTGGGTCTTCCTCAAGCACCCTATCAGCGTCAAAGAATTCCACTGCTGATAACGTTCAACCAACATCTCCAAGGAGAAGGCTCCTTGTGGAGAATGTACCAACTTCAGCCTCTGATAAATATGTAATGGAGTGTTTCAATAACTTCTTTCTGTCATCAGATGCTTATCACATTCAAGGAACCCTGCCATGCATTCACTGTTCTGTAAGTGGACTTTCTTTTTTCATTTacaaaaagaaattaattttctcttcttcttattggCATTTCAATGGCTGTATGTGTGGTGCATATTAGATGAATAAAGAGAAGCGGCAAGCTCTTGTGGAATTTCTTACACCAGAAGATGCCACAACAGCCCTCTCTTTTGATGGTAGACTCTTCTCTGGATCTATTCTCAAAGTTAGACGCCCGAAGGACTTCGCGGAATCAGCAGTAAGATTGCTAATTATGTCTTGTTCTTTTTATTTCTACTTTAGTAAGTAATAATATTTCCAATTcattatttaatatttttgttATGTTATGTTATCTTTTTCCATGACATCATCTTTCTGTTTCTTTCCATCTTGGTTGACACATAGAAGATCCTAGGCTTGTAATTTTGCACCTTGAGGTTGGCTAGGAAAGTGTACTGGTTTAGTTGATGAGACAAAAACAAAGATATGATAAGTCAATCCGGATAAGAGGTCTATATGAGGTCAAGGTCGTCTTTTAAACTTTTATTACTAAATTCATGAGACAAACTAACGCACCCCCCCGAAGCAAATGTGTTCTTGTGGATTCTAATAGAAGAGTGAAGCATTTTTATGCCATGTGACACTGTCATGGCATCTTGGTTCTTGCCTTTTGTGCCTCTTTGGATACTAAAAATGTAAAGTTTCTTTTTGTTGATTAGTAATTAGTTCACATTCTTGAAATGCTGCTGAATTATGATTGTTGGTGTATTGGTCCTGGCACTATCTTGTGGTTTATAGTGATATATATTTTACCTAGATATATTTTATATGTCATCTAAGTGGGCCCTTAGCCAGGAAATTTGAATTCTGATTAAGACTTGTGTTTATAGACAGAGTTCATCATCTTATTCTCGTGTAAGCTGGCAATATGACAACACTTCTGGTAGAGTTGCTAATTTCTTCTTTCACTATCATTTTTGTAGTAATTGTGAATGATCTGTGCCACCAGCAACAAAACAAACTCTTAACCTAGCAACTATATCAAAGCATGATATTGTAGAACTGTAGACGAACATAGCATCTTATATGATTTCCTCGTCCCAGCATCAGAGTGACAATCATGTGATAATTTTTATTAACTCCAGTGGAGCTACCATATTGTTCTTTATGTTAACACAGGTTAAAACTTTAGATGCCGtgtttgtgtgttgtttgaacTTTGAACTTTCGATATTTGATCTGAAATTTGACGGGGAGCACATTGATTGCGTGTCTCCTTATACTGTATCAGTTTTTTTATGTATTTGATTTATAGCTTTGCTGGGAAGTCATGAAGTATTAATAGGAATCTATATTGGTACATAGCACTTTCTGAAGTCAATCGTGGATATAATTAGAATATAAATGCATAATGTATAGTCATTTATTCCTTTACTGTATTTTTAAGGAGGAAGCAACAATAGTAATCTACATTTCAGTTTTTGAGGTTAACTTGTGGTTATCATTCATCTAGTAGGTTTTCAGAAAGTTGCTATTTTCATGCAGACTGGTGTCTCACAGAAGCCAATGGCAgttgttgatgaaatgtctgacgtCGTAAAGGACTCACCAAACAAGGTATGCATTGGTGCTAGGCGTAGTAACTGCGGTCTCTAATTATACTAATTAACTTGATTGATAATTATGGTTCTTTATTTGGTACTTTTGCCTGAATATGAATCACCCTTTGCTGTTTCATCATGTTTATGCCTCATTAGGTATGATGAGGCGAAAGTTTGAAGGTGTTTTGCACTTGatgtttttattagttttgaaGTATGCTATAATAGCACTCTATCATTGAAGATCGGGCTGTTTGTTTTTTCACATGCTTGCGGGAGAATCCTTAATGAACTTTTCCTTTTACATGTTTCTGGTTGTAGATATTTGTTGGTGGAATTGCGAAGGTTCTTTCATCTGATATGGTAAGTTATCACATATAGGATATTGTTCATTCTCAGaatatcttttttctttctcaTCAATGCCCTTCGATGTTGTGTAGATTTTCTATAACCTAGACGACGTGTCTATGCTAACATGATGCTGTTTCCAGGTAAAGGAGATTGCTAGTGCCTTTGGAGCATTGAGAGCTTATCATTTTGAGGTTAATGAATCTGCCAGTGAAGCATGTGCTTTTTTAGAGGTATAAAACATAGCTATGGTTGCTTTTCTAAACCATAGTTGtggcttcttttcttttcttttttatttcccccACCTTAGTTAACCAATATCTATTATGGTCAATTGCCAATTTAGTGTGACCTAAGAATTTTGGTGATCCTTTGGGCAATCTTATGCTTCAGTATGTGGACAAGACAATTACTCTCAAAGCATGTGCTGGATTAAATGGGATGAAGTTAGGAGGGGAAGTCTTAACTGTTGTCCAAGCTACTCCTGATGCATCTATTGATGGGGTAATGATCACCACTTTTTTCGTTCTTGTTAAAGAAAGTCTCAAGTATGGTACATCTTTTTtagtttgttgtttctttgttttaATCAGGACATTGAAGAGCCACCACATTATGCGATTCCTGAGCATGCAAAGCCTCTACTTTCGAAGGCCACAAAAGTTCTGAAGCTACAAAATGTGGTAGTGTTTTCAGAGCTAATTATCGTGTTACAATCATATGCTAGCTGGACCTGCTTTTCTAACAACAAGGTTTACATACACATGTAGTTGAATGAGGAGGAACTATCAACTCTATCGGGacaagaagtggaagaagtgttgGAAGATGTACGCTTGGAGTGTGCAAGGTCTCTCTCCCATAATTTGTTCCGTGATAATTAATTCAACTGCGACACTTTTACTTGGTTTCACTTCGGTACATTTTAACCCCTCTCTTTTATGCAGGTATGGCACCGTAAAATCTATTAATATTGTAAGGAATGTTAACAGGCCCACCGCAGCTCCTGGTGAAATCATCAATCTGGCTAGTCTGGTGAGTTCTTCACCTCAAATAGAGGATAGATGTAGCCTGAAGAAAGTGGAGCCCACAGGTGTAGAAGTTGATCCGAACTTTGGAGAAACTAGTGGACCAGCGGCTCTAGGTGATGTCAGAGAAACCCTAGTAGATGGGGCAGATGCAGCAAATTGTAGTCCTTGCCATGCCGAAAATGAGGAAGATAATCTGGATACTATTGTTCCTACAAGTGACCTTGGCTGTGATACAGTATTTCAAAAATCCCCCTCCCAACTAGATAAAAGCAAAAATCAATTTTCGCAAACTATTAACAGTAgtgatgattttcctttgcgtaGCAACTCTTGCACTGAAAACAGTACAGCCGTTGAGGAggaagaaatgaaactagaagaaGCAGGCCTTGAATTGCAGGAAGCTTTGATAGCATTGAATGATACTTCTTGTGCAAAGGATTCAACTACCCAagacaataacaaaaacatcGACATGACTGATGATTTTGAAGTAGGGTGCATTCTTGTGGAGTATGCAAGAACAGAAACCTCGTTTGTAGCAGCACACTGCCTACATGGACGACTCTATGGGGATAAAACTGTGGCAGTGGGCTATGTTGACCATGACCAGTACATGTCTAGATTCCCCAAATGaggatttgtagatagtggttttTTATTTGGTCTAGTGGCTTGTCATACATAGCGTTAAATTTAGTAGATGCCATTTTTGGATAGTTGTACTCTTGTAAACGACGGTCTCACATTTTCGAAGTCTTCCAGATTTCAAAGAAGGATGGTATTTGGGTACTCCACTCTTCTTTGACAAATATTGTAAAAATGCAGCCATGGATGGAATAACTGAAACATGAGGAAGAAGCCGAAGCAAAGAAGCAGGATTATGTTATCGTTCCTTTTTATGTGCAAGTGAGGTAAAGAGCTACTGTGTTGCATTCTTGTTCGAACATTTTTGATGTATTCCGTGAATTAGAGTGAAAATCGTGTTCTGCATCTTTCTACATACAAGTTTAGTTAACTTTTCTGTCATTGTTTTTTCAATAAACTAATAGGATCATCCGATCTATGAGGTTTTTTGAAAATATCAGAAGTCATGTTTATAATTAAGTAGTGCTCTGTACATGCTTGCAGTCATGCCAGACTTCCATGATAGAAATGTTTCGTAGAATTACAACCTTGATGATTAAATTTGgggattgattttattttttccttcctcTTTGTCTATAAATTTGAAGTCAAGCTCTAAACCACTTCCATAATAATCTTATATTCACATTCACTTTCGTAGTTGTTGCAGGTAATCTGAAAGTTGTTTATGCTTCTTGATTAGTTGCTGAAATTTGGAGCTCCTGAAACTCTGTTATCGGACTAGAGTCACTAAACAGCTAGTTGCTCTTTTAGTATTTGGTCTTAAAGGTCTTACTGAGGTTAGCATTTTGCCAAGTTAGTTTTTAATTTGAGGATCTTACTTTGTTGTTATGTTATGTGTTCATAAAGTGAGAAAAATAGCATACTGCATCTCGACTTGTGAATCTAGAAGGGCCATAATTTAGTATATGCAGTAAAAATGCGAATAATACATCATGAAAATGCTTTCTTCTCATGTTCACTCACTAGTTCCAGCGTAATTTGGATTTGGTTTCGCAAATTGATAAGGGTTGGTACATTTGTCTTTAACCAAGTAGAACCCACAAACCATAAGATCAACCTGCAGACCAAACAATAAATTAGGTGTGTGGTTCGTATCAACTGGGTATGCTATAGACATGACAACAACAGTCTAGTAACAAAATAGTTGGACAGATTATACAGTTGTTAAGGAGCTAGTTACACTCTGAAGAGAGCTTTCCGGATAAAGATTTTGCCTTAATTCAGATTTTTGCTCTTAAATAGCTATTACACTCAGATTTTTTTATCTTAAAGAGCTATCTTGATTCACATTTTTTTCTCTTAAAAGACTATCTTGATTTAGTTGTTGTTGCTCTTAAAGAGGCATTTAGATTCAACAGTTGCTCTTACAGAAACATTTTGTTGCTAAGTTGAGACTGGTTCAGTTTCTAGCTTTCCATATTTTACCAATAGTTAGCACCGTAAGAGAATATATCGAATCTATTGCTCTCTGCTCTAATGCTTTCTACTTTATCTGGGCGAAGCCAACAGTTTCAGTTCACCTGTTGGGCAGGTTGCAGTATATTTATTCCCAAGTATTCTTTCCATTCACCCCCATGATTCATTTACCCAGAACAGGGGTAGTGGCAATGATAATCACCTAAACTTAAAACACTAGCTAATTTTCCCTTGGAGAAACATGAGCCCACAATGGATTCTTCATGACAACAGTAAACTCCTGTTTCTCTGACAAATCTATATCATCCCCAACCTTAGCCGTCCACTTGAATTCCTTGATGAAGTTAGCAACAAGATACTGAAAATGAAGCAATGCCAAACCTGAAGCAGGACACATTCTTCTCCCAGCTCCAAATGGTATCATGTTAATCTCTTTGTTCCCTGTTACATCTGATAATTCTTCATTCACACTGCCATCTTCATTCAAAAATCTCTCAGGTTAAAACACCATTGGATCTTCCCATACTTTTGAATCCCACCCGATTTCTGCAACCATGACATTCACCGTAGTTTCTTTCGGTATGACATATGCATCTAACCCTACATCCTGAGTAACTGCATGAGGTAGAACAAAAGGGCTTGGTGGATGCCTTCTAAGTCCCTCCAGAATTACAGCTCTCAAATACGGCAGTTCTTTTAAATCTTCTTCTTTGGTCTCATCACCATCTGATATTTTTCTGATTTCATCATATAATTTGGATTGAATGTCTTGATGTTTCACTAAATTAGCCATAACCCATTGTAAAGCTGTTGATGTAGTACCAGCACCTGCAGTGAGAAACTCAGAACATAAAGTAACAATTTCATCTTGTGTCAATTTTCTGCCACCTTCATCAGGTAATTCAAGATTCAGTAATGAATCAACATAACATAAACCTAAAACTTTCTCATGATTTTCACACGTTTTCTTCTTCAGTTGTTCTTCTTTTCTTGATCTAATTAAAGGAATTAGCACCTTTTGTTGGTCAGTTCTCAGCATATTCATTTCTTCCCATTTTTTCTTGAAAATTATTTTAGTCAATCTGGGATAaaagtttagaaaaaaaaaatctgaagacTAAGATTTCTCCGGAGTAGTCTCCATAAAGGACCATCAGAAGCACtgatattatgtttgttacttgAAAATCTTTTCAGCGTTGCTGCTTCCGGTGGAAGGGCAGCAAAAACTGCTCCATTTCCGATCAAGGCTTCATGAGCCAGACTTGAGGTTGTAATGAAGATTGATTTACGATGACCGATAGATAAAGTTAAGATAGGTCCATATTTTGTTTTCAGCTTTCTAACAGTTGGttctaagaacttgtttgtttgcagctgactcggcgtctgaatctgagtcaactcctgactcggaccgagtcagcagtcagaccgtttgttttccattttgagtcagatctgactcgacctctgactcagacataacccctgactcggactcatttgagtcaggtaacaaaatactcctgattcatgggaccaaaccactgactcacttatttccgagtcagatgagtcagatctgactcaaaacaaacatatcgactcggattcagatgagtcaggtgatttcactcagatccagacgactcagatgagtcaggagtaaacaaacatggtgtaagtctGCAAATGATTTTCTGAGCCACTGGAAGTTTGTTATGATTGGGATTGAAATAGGACCAGGTGGTAACTTTGTAGGGGTTTTCAGGAGATTGATTACACATTTTAGGATTGCACAAAACCAAAGTGTGATTACGATTATCAGCCAAATGCATTTTTCCATTGATAGGCACAACTTGTGAGGTTATATGCTCGTTGAGGACTGTAAGGTTTCAGAGAGTTATAATATTGAAAAGATAAGATGGACAACAACAATAGTCTTTATTACAATCGCAATAATGCTGTGCTATATTCCCAACTAAAACATGGGTCGGCTCGTCTCAGCCACAATAATGATATACACATTCACTGTGGTTGTTGTTGCCAGTAATTATCTAGAAATGCAAATGTAAAGAGAAAATTGTTTAGGCTTCAAGAATCAAGATTTGTTGCTGAAGCTCTGTTGTTATTGGTATATTCTACTTCAAGAATCTGAAAGTAGTATACAACTCGCATCTAAAAACAAGAAGTACACACAGTAGAGCATTAAAATGCGAAACTGCAGGTCTTCTTCCTATCATTTAAGTTgtttgtaaaatctacaaatcaaAGAGGTGTAAGTGATCACTTCTGGACTGCAGTTCTGTAGCTTTCTGTTTCCCTATTAGATGGTTATGGTTCTTTTGTGAAGCGATTCTATATAATAGAGACTTTCCATTTCTCAACTCCTTGCTCATCTACAGCTTCAGAAGCCTTGCAAAGTACATTTATCTATTCAACAACACTCACTTCTGCTGCCTCTACAACTGCAATTTCTTGTAGCTGGAGGTAGAGGAGGTGAAGGTGGAGGTGGCCGCACTACACTcgaggaggtggaggtggaggacATATATCAAGAGTAAATGATATACTTTATGTCACTGCCCAGTCCCTAACAATAAAGAGTAATGCTACTCATACCGCCACTATTCCCGTGAGAAATCCGGTGGATCAGATCCAATTGTTGAGAAGGGAGCGATTCTTAACACTTGGGTTAGTAGCGGGCTGAGTTAGGAAATGGGACCCTCTCCCCTCCTCACACGGTATATCCTGCGAGATTCACTTCCGCTGGACAAAGCATTGTTGAACAATAAAATGTATACCAAATTGACCATTTTCTCTTgctaagaaaataaattttgaacTACCTCTAGACAAATGACTACCGCATCCAAAAACTACCATTTCTAGCTCCTATGCATATATAAACAAAGAGACTGATTTGTATGTCACATGTTTATACAAATACACAACATTCAAAAGTCAAAAGAGAATTTTCTAAAGCTACTCGAGGGGTTAAAACAAAATCTGCCCATTACATTTTCGAGCCCGCTCATACCTATTATTCAAATAGGTACGAATGAGAAAAATAACTCGTAACCCAATATATAAAATTGGCATGAGCAGACTTGAAAATTCAGTATGTAGTTTTTATTTTGTACTTACTATTGATCATGGGTTAACGAATTATGCCTTCAAGAATCAATGAAACTCTAGCACCGTAATCGAATTAGAAGAGAAGAAACAGTAAGTTTAAAGTTCAGATAAAAAACACACTGTTCTGGGATTCTGATGATGTATTAGAAGAGAAGAAACAGTATGTTTGTGTTTTCAAGAGAAATAATCACTGCTACTTATAAGGGAGGACTGACGTGTCAAGTCCTTGGGTGAAATGGACCTTAGTAGCCAGGAACGTCCGACCACCTCACAAATCTCACCGAGAAACGCGGTTTTGCGCTCCTCACTGAGATTCGCGATGAGCGCGCTCCTAACACGATAGAAATGCGTTCCTATTCGGTGAGAAACGTTTCAATATTATCTCTCAGTAAAAGAGAGTTGACGAAAGGGGAAAAGAAAGCAGAGAAAGgggaaaaaaagaaggaagaaacaGAGAAATAAGAAACGAGAAAAGATAGTATagaagaagaaagggaagaaacTGCAGACGCGCGGTTGcacagaaagaagaagaaaaataatatgaaATTTTGGTACTAAAATCCTAGAGTTGTTATCACTTACTtcctccgttccactttagatgatgtttttggagttttcacgtAGATTAAGGAATGGAGAGAGATATGAAAATTTTCCACTAATACCCTTAAGAAAAGTCTTCAAGCATTAATTGCTATTAGTgcatttaaaaataaatttaaagtTTCAAGACAAAAATATAAGCGTGTAGTTGATACTATTTTCAAGTATTGTGGAACacaaaaataattctaaaacaccATCTAAAATAAAACGGAGGAAGTATCATTTAGTTTGGGTAGGGGtgagcaacggacggacggttgcggattaggggtcacccgcaaccaaaccgtcaaagttgcggatttggaaattcaaaccgtgaccggcccaatcatccgcggatttGCCCTTTGCGGATCAGCGGATTttgcgggccggttgcggattaaccgcggatttgatcacaagaatcatcaaaAAAAACTAAGTGTAGAAATTAGAAAGTTACAAACTAGAGTGCAGACGTTTTTTTAACACAAAAGAGTTATAATTCAGTAATTCAAAAGCAACAATAGACATAAGATAGTTAACAGCTAACACAAAAGAGTAGTAATTCAAATGCAACAAGTCTGGTGCCAAGCCATATGAATCTCTGATGCCAAAAACTAAAAAAGAGACCTTGGATTCAATCCGTGATAGATATGTCTGGAATTTCCTGCAAGATTTCTGCCGCATCTGTAAAATGAGGAGTTATAGATAATCAGTAAACACTATAAGGCAGATATAAGGCAGcaataaacaagaagaaacaaaaaccaatcaGCATTGGTTAGTAAAGACCATTTAAAAGGGCTGATCACAACTAGACCGCAGACCCAATCGACATTGAGGAACAACAAGCCAGAGTTTTAAGATTGATTATGACTAATCAAATTCCAAGGAGACTAATAGAAAGTTATGCACGCAGACCCTATAATGAACTGATCAGGTCAAATTTGCACACAAAAAGTTATGCCCCATAGGTCTCGACGGTTGCCGGGTTAACTGTAGCCATGCTCTCATCAGGATCGTCAACAGGAATAGAAGGTCCCTTAGTACTTGAAGCCATCTGCTCTCAGATTCTCCTGTTCATACCCATTGACAGTAGATATTGAAAAATAAGATTGACAGAATCAATGATGCAATGATCTATAAACTAAAAGAGTTAAAATCAACTCAAATAAGAAGGCTCACTTTTGGGATATACCTTACCAAGGGAATGCTTTCTACTCGCAACAATATGGATTAGTCAGATTGCTATTTGAAAAGggacaaaaaaaaagagtaaaaatTGCGAAAGTTATCATACAGGCATGCAACTACAGTATGCAGGCACAAAAGCTCATCATTAATAAATTTGCATAAGCTGACCAATAATATGAGTTATCGATGAGTGAAGCGGTAGATCTAACCGAAACTCTCTAATGTTGGATACGATGCTAGACATAAATATAATTAGCCGAGATGTTAGGAAACCAAGTTTCAAATTCGACCCACATGCTATTCAAAAAATCTAATCTTATAATGAATACATATTAGTAGCCGCTATGTAATCATGCTACCGTTTGCAGGaacctaattttgaaaacaataACCATCTAATAAAAATGATGTACACACTGTACC
Encoded here:
- the LOC113342727 gene encoding neurofilament medium polypeptide-like isoform X1, coding for MTRISPKKEKHENGNEGTSARTRPFTFEEIMLRRRKNKSSSEAEAEESENLLVKENDVTIPNHSELGEAHEKIKTKASDDSEKISSTREHESTSVEEDQLGRKDNVNFDAKSYLVAEKLDKEVSERTKEEKSEIGSRVSSRNEEVTAELENKTEKDTTSRVEGDKKEKHSHHRSRNEERLKDNLENEPDKVTKSTGKRDKNEKSRHYRIRNEEISRDDMEVESNKELRNGAKGDKNKTQCHRGSRKEERSTDVSENKPDKDMESKAKADRNDKSSHSKSRNDEISRADVEVQPEKSSRRKETSSGTEKRKSDTETKRKQRPGGDEKDSSEVDGNAVKKHDSGKRYDSETVGRKGRRESSPSHYDEERPKRRRSRSREKRDKDRMSISDLPRAHKRTSYQEREHESSRKSYPDSDKNKMSSNSGYGSSHYHRHGGHESRLGGYSPRKRRTDSAVKTPSPTARSPERKSAGWDLPSTGTDISSAGSMVSNIQNSDQILSSSVNEVPAVLVKSNSATKKAVSSGSSSSTLSASKNSTADNVQPTSPRRRLLVENVPTSASDKYVMECFNNFFLSSDAYHIQGTLPCIHCSMNKEKRQALVEFLTPEDATTALSFDGRLFSGSILKVRRPKDFAESATGVSQKPMAVVDEMSDVVKDSPNKIFVGGIAKVLSSDMVKEIASAFGALRAYHFEVNESASEACAFLEYVDKTITLKACAGLNGMKLGGEVLTVVQATPDASIDGDIEEPPHYAIPEHAKPLLSKATKVLKLQNVLNEEELSTLSGQEVEEVLEDVRLECARYGTVKSINIVRNVNRPTAAPGEIINLASLVSSSPQIEDRCSLKKVEPTGVEVDPNFGETSGPAALGDVRETLVDGADAANCSPCHAENEEDNLDTIVPTSDLGCDTVFQKSPSQLDKSKNQFSQTINSSDDFPLRSNSCTENSTAVEEEEMKLEEAGLELQEALIALNDTSCAKDSTTQDNNKNIDMTDDFEVGCILVEYARTETSFVAAHCLHGRLYGDKTVAVGYVDHDQYMSRFPK
- the LOC113342727 gene encoding neurofilament medium polypeptide-like isoform X2 produces the protein MTRISPKKEKHENGNEGTSARTRPFTFEEIMLRRRKNKSSSEAEAEESENLLVKENDVTIPNHSELGEAHEKIKTKASDDSEKISSTREHESTSVEEDQLGRKDNVNFDAKSYLVAEKLDKEVSERTKEEKSEIGSRVSSRNEEVTAELENKTEKDTTSRVEGDKKEKHSHHRSRNEERLKDNLENEPDKVTKSTGKRDKNEKSRHYRIRNEEISRDDMEVESNKELRNGAKGDKNKTQCHRGSRKEERSTDVSENKPDKDMESKAKADRNDKSSHSKSRNDEISRADVEVQPEKSSRRKETSSGTEKRKSDTETKRKQRPGGDEKDSSEVDGNAVKKHDSGKRYDSETVGRKGRRESSPSHYDEERPKRRRSRSREKRDKDRMSISDLPRAHKRTSYQEREHESSRKSYPDSDKNKMSSNSGYGSSHYHRHGGHESRLGGYSPRKRRTDSAVKTPSPTARSPERKSAGWDLPSTGTDISSAGSMVSNIQNSDQILSSSVNEVPAVLVKSNSATKKAVSSGSSSSTLSASKNSTADNVQPTSPRRRLLVENVPTSASDKYVMECFNNFFLSSDAYHIQGTLPCIHCSMNKEKRQALVEFLTPEDATTALSFDGRLFSGSILKVRRPKDFAESATGVSQKPMAVVDEMSDVVKDSPNKIFVGGIAKVLSSDMVKEIASAFGALRAYHFEVNESASEACAFLEYVDKTITLKACAGLNGMKLGGEVLTVVQATPDASIDGDIEEPPHYAIPEHAKPLLSKATKVLKLQNLNEEELSTLSGQEVEEVLEDVRLECARYGTVKSINIVRNVNRPTAAPGEIINLASLVSSSPQIEDRCSLKKVEPTGVEVDPNFGETSGPAALGDVRETLVDGADAANCSPCHAENEEDNLDTIVPTSDLGCDTVFQKSPSQLDKSKNQFSQTINSSDDFPLRSNSCTENSTAVEEEEMKLEEAGLELQEALIALNDTSCAKDSTTQDNNKNIDMTDDFEVGCILVEYARTETSFVAAHCLHGRLYGDKTVAVGYVDHDQYMSRFPK